The following proteins are co-located in the Sphingorhabdus lutea genome:
- a CDS encoding AAA family ATPase, whose translation MTSTLPHNIDESSNENWQIFAKGLHSKRLHHAWLLIGPKGVGKRDFALRAGAAYLDPNGIYQSLLENFSHPDQIILERPLAKEPEEGKKADADAERKRSINVEQIRQLQKRLLTKPGIANGRIIIIDSIDDLEKSAANALLKNLEEPQPGNIFMLISHRPEILLPTIRSRCQILKFNRLSDDELRAQLPYIVGDLPMEDWDILIKLANGSIGTAKAYYDINFMEIERKLQEMAANPNTAMQISAFLMSKLSLKAEQKRYENFLQRVPMLIYNKICENNGQYIEQDYLLWSNSTKLAGRAIKNSLDKKTVILQMTNYLSKMNK comes from the coding sequence ATGACGTCAACTTTACCCCATAATATCGATGAAAGCTCCAACGAAAATTGGCAAATATTTGCCAAGGGCCTTCATTCAAAACGCCTGCATCATGCATGGCTGCTTATTGGACCAAAGGGGGTTGGTAAACGGGATTTCGCATTAAGGGCAGGGGCTGCATATCTGGACCCCAATGGCATTTATCAATCATTGCTTGAAAATTTTTCACATCCCGATCAAATTATATTGGAACGTCCACTGGCCAAAGAGCCGGAGGAAGGAAAGAAGGCAGATGCTGATGCAGAGAGAAAAAGAAGCATTAATGTTGAACAAATTCGCCAGCTTCAAAAACGTTTGCTAACGAAACCGGGTATCGCCAATGGGCGCATCATCATTATAGATTCCATTGATGATTTGGAAAAATCAGCTGCAAATGCTTTATTAAAAAATCTAGAAGAGCCGCAGCCCGGCAATATTTTCATGTTGATAAGCCATCGGCCAGAAATATTATTACCGACTATCCGTTCAAGATGCCAGATTTTGAAATTTAACCGGCTTTCCGATGATGAATTAAGAGCCCAATTACCCTATATTGTGGGCGATTTACCCATGGAAGATTGGGATATTTTAATTAAATTGGCCAATGGTTCAATTGGCACGGCCAAGGCATATTATGATATAAATTTCATGGAGATTGAGAGAAAACTGCAAGAGATGGCCGCAAATCCGAATACGGCCATGCAGATTTCAGCATTTTTAATGTCCAAATTATCATTAAAGGCTGAACAGAAAAGATATGAAAATTTCCTTCAGCGTGTACCAATGTTAATTTACAATAAAATATGTGAGAATAATGGCCAATATATTGAACAAGATTATCTTTTATGGTCAAATTCAACAAAATTGGCAGGTCGCGCGATTAAAAATTCGCTAGATAAAAAAACTGTCATTCTGCAAATGACCAATTATTTAAGCAAAATGAATAAATAA
- the metG gene encoding methionine--tRNA ligase, protein MTENYYITTAISYPNGRPHIGHAYEAIAADVAARFQRSMGRNVRFQTGTDEHGLKMMQKARDLGITPRELSDEMSSYFIEMCDKLNISYDRFIRTIENEHHEASQALWIAMEAKGDLYLDRYEGWYSVRDEAYYDEKELIEGEGGVKLSPQGTEVEWTVEESWFFKLSKYEQPLLKYFEENPDFIRPQSRMNEIKRFVEGGLRDLSISRTSFDWGVKVPGSENHVMYVWVDALTNYLTGLGYPHQSEDMENFWPASLHLIGKDIVRFHAVYWPAFLMSADIALPHQVFGHGFLLNKGEKMSKSLGNVVDPMNMAEQFGVDQLRYYLLREISFGQDGSYSAESIIRTSNADLSNSFGNLAQRSLSMIFKNMGGQLKMPSLNRAPDLELLEFVRASCQQDMAKAFGKLDFSAGIEIWLKAVFACNQYIDEQAPWGLKKTDPEAMEDVLMTLLLAIHDLSIAIKPVIPVSCDKILDQILVSEAQRNFADIADKNWLSQLVEQGKAIIQPQGVFPRLELPAETEV, encoded by the coding sequence ATGACCGAAAATTATTACATCACCACCGCGATTAGCTATCCCAATGGTCGCCCCCATATTGGCCATGCATATGAGGCAATTGCCGCCGATGTTGCCGCGCGATTCCAACGCTCTATGGGGCGCAATGTACGCTTTCAAACTGGAACTGATGAACATGGTTTGAAAATGATGCAAAAAGCACGCGATTTGGGCATCACACCGCGCGAGCTGTCTGATGAAATGTCATCATATTTCATAGAGATGTGCGATAAACTTAATATTTCTTATGACAGATTTATCCGCACAATTGAAAATGAACATCATGAGGCAAGTCAGGCTTTATGGATAGCAATGGAGGCCAAGGGTGATTTATATCTTGATCGATATGAAGGATGGTATTCGGTCCGCGATGAAGCATATTATGATGAAAAAGAGTTAATCGAAGGAGAGGGAGGCGTTAAATTATCCCCACAAGGAACGGAGGTTGAATGGACGGTTGAGGAAAGCTGGTTTTTCAAACTTTCAAAATATGAGCAGCCATTGCTGAAATATTTTGAGGAAAACCCTGATTTTATTCGTCCGCAAAGCCGCATGAATGAAATTAAACGTTTTGTCGAAGGGGGCTTGCGTGATTTAAGCATTTCGCGAACCAGTTTTGATTGGGGCGTGAAAGTTCCCGGCAGTGAAAATCATGTCATGTATGTTTGGGTGGATGCATTGACAAACTATCTAACTGGTCTTGGTTATCCCCATCAAAGCGAGGATATGGAAAATTTCTGGCCCGCAAGCTTGCATTTAATTGGTAAGGATATTGTGCGTTTCCATGCGGTATATTGGCCCGCATTTTTGATGAGCGCAGATATTGCATTACCGCATCAGGTATTTGGCCATGGCTTCTTGCTTAATAAGGGCGAAAAAATGTCAAAGTCATTAGGCAATGTGGTCGATCCTATGAACATGGCCGAACAATTTGGCGTTGATCAATTACGTTATTATTTGCTTCGTGAGATTAGCTTTGGTCAAGATGGCAGCTATAGCGCGGAGTCCATCATTCGCACATCAAATGCCGATTTATCGAATAGTTTTGGTAATTTGGCACAGCGCAGCCTTTCCATGATTTTTAAGAATATGGGCGGCCAGCTCAAAATGCCATCTTTAAACCGGGCGCCTGATTTAGAGCTTTTGGAATTTGTAAGGGCTTCTTGCCAGCAAGATATGGCCAAAGCATTTGGAAAATTGGATTTTTCTGCGGGTATAGAAATTTGGTTAAAGGCGGTATTTGCATGTAACCAATATATTGATGAGCAAGCACCATGGGGTTTAAAGAAAACTGATCCCGAAGCGATGGAAGACGTTTTAATGACATTATTATTGGCCATTCATGATCTTAGCATTGCGATAAAGCCAGTTATTCCAGTATCTTGTGATAAAATATTAGACCAAATCTTGGTAAGTGAGGCGCAAAGAAATTTTGCTGATATTGCGGATAAAAATTGGCTGTCGCAATTGGTAGAGCAGGGCAAGGCTATTATTCAACCACAAGGCGTCTTTCCGCGATTGGAATTGCCAGCCGAAACGGAAGTATAA
- a CDS encoding TatD family hydrolase, whose translation MLIDSHCHLNYKGIIERQADVLSHARSVGVRGMLNISTRECEWDDIINLAEQEQDIWASVGIHPHEADSHPDIDLEKLISRAQHPKVVAIGETGLDYYYDKSDRDNQKNSFRTHIHAAQETGLPIIIHTRDAEDDTADILKQEMARKKFGAVIHCFTASQSFAEIALDIGCYISISGIVTFKNAQSLQESAKIIPLNRLLVETDSPFLAPVPHRGKPCEPAFVADTANFLATLRGEPLDILLKATGQNFFTLFSKAKL comes from the coding sequence ATGTTAATAGATTCCCATTGTCATTTAAATTATAAAGGCATTATCGAACGTCAGGCGGATGTTTTGAGCCATGCCCGATCCGTAGGGGTGAGGGGGATGTTAAATATTTCCACCCGCGAATGCGAATGGGATGACATAATAAACCTAGCTGAACAGGAGCAGGATATTTGGGCATCGGTTGGCATCCACCCACATGAGGCAGATAGCCATCCGGATATTGATTTGGAAAAATTAATATCTCGCGCTCAGCATCCAAAGGTTGTGGCCATTGGTGAAACCGGTCTTGATTATTATTATGATAAAAGCGACCGAGATAATCAAAAGAACAGCTTTCGAACCCATATTCATGCCGCGCAGGAAACGGGTCTGCCCATCATCATTCACACAAGGGACGCCGAGGATGATACAGCCGATATTTTAAAACAGGAAATGGCCCGCAAAAAATTTGGAGCGGTTATCCATTGTTTTACCGCTAGCCAGTCATTTGCCGAAATTGCTTTGGACATTGGCTGCTATATCTCCATTTCGGGAATTGTAACGTTTAAAAATGCCCAAAGCCTGCAAGAATCGGCTAAAATAATTCCATTGAACCGTTTATTGGTGGAAACAGACTCTCCATTTTTGGCGCCTGTTCCGCATCGCGGAAAACCATGTGAGCCAGCCTTTGTCGCCGATACTGCAAATTTTCTTGCCACATTGCGCGGTGAACCATTGGACATATTATTAAAGGCGACAGGTCAAAATTTCTTCACATTATTTTCCAAGGCAAAATTATAG